A part of Desulfobacter sp. genomic DNA contains:
- a CDS encoding integration host factor subunit alpha: MTCTKTTLIEKISDRFNQKPSEAKETVETLIEIIKSTLASGEDLMISGFGKFQVIEKSPRKGRNPATGESMLLEKRRVVTFKCAGKLKEEMNSRPN; the protein is encoded by the coding sequence TTGACCTGTACCAAAACCACACTCATCGAAAAAATTTCCGACAGATTCAATCAAAAACCGTCCGAGGCCAAAGAAACAGTTGAAACCCTTATCGAAATCATCAAATCCACCCTGGCATCAGGGGAAGACCTTATGATATCCGGTTTCGGGAAATTCCAGGTCATTGAAAAATCTCCGAGAAAAGGCAGGAATCCGGCCACCGGCGAATCAATGCTTCTGGAAAAACGCCGGGTCGTCACCTTCAAATGTGCGGGCAAACTCAAGGAAGAGATGAACAGCAGGCCAAACTAA
- a CDS encoding molybdopterin-dependent oxidoreductase, with protein MGEWQSSGCVLCAQNCGLKLFVEDGKITRVKPDRDNPRSKGYACRKGMKLLYHQYPADRLTHPLKRVDGNFVRVSWGQALDEIAQKMKKIVGDHGPRSLAYMGGSSQGGHMEAGFGLSLLRGMGSQYYYSSAGQEFSSHWWVTGRVMGKQYNISGPDHDNCKMLVAWGWNGMESHQMPRAPIVLKEISRDPDRILVSIDPRKSETAAIADIHLPLRPGTDALLIKAMIAIILEKGGENQDYLDAHVHGWDKVRPWFETVDVAAALAVCGLDYDQVEELCRLLSTQKWGIHQDLGIYMGRHSVLNSYLLHILGAVCGIFQTRGGNMIPGMVMPMGFHADERNPKTWRTVATDMPPAAAGSFPAAVMPEEILSGLPDRIRAVYVSACNPLRAYPDTQAYEKAFSQLDLLVVNDMVMSDTARLAHYVLPCRSYYESWDATFFPWSYPGVYLQLRRPLVPPPGECLEAAQIHTALADRLGLIPDIPDFLYEAAKGDRLAFGGELMNWAAKEPRAFKAMAFVLAKTLGGQWDSAAKAGLWGMLMTAPEKFRQNAARAGFEADVFQGDKIFQAALDAPQGFWAGKSDTDNPMGDIKTESGKLEIYIPELADFIRDLNPRDEARDLALPRDYPLVLNAGRHSRFTMNSLMRNPEWNKGHRDCTIALNPADADALGLEDGQQGRVTTAAGSQTGEIQVSGQVAKGTVLIPHGFGFEFEGQVYGMNVNRLTRTANRDLMGTPMHRYVPCRVEGVQ; from the coding sequence ATGGGAGAGTGGCAATCCAGCGGGTGTGTGCTCTGCGCCCAGAACTGCGGGCTGAAGCTTTTTGTTGAAGACGGTAAGATAACCAGGGTGAAGCCGGACAGGGACAATCCCCGGTCAAAGGGGTATGCCTGCCGCAAGGGAATGAAACTGCTTTACCACCAGTACCCGGCCGACCGGCTTACCCATCCCCTGAAACGGGTGGACGGGAATTTTGTGAGGGTCTCCTGGGGTCAGGCCCTGGATGAGATCGCCCAAAAGATGAAAAAAATAGTGGGCGATCACGGCCCAAGGTCCCTGGCCTATATGGGGGGCAGTTCCCAGGGCGGACACATGGAGGCGGGATTCGGACTCAGCCTGCTCAGGGGCATGGGGTCTCAATATTATTATTCATCCGCCGGCCAGGAATTTTCCAGCCATTGGTGGGTGACGGGCCGGGTCATGGGCAAGCAGTATAATATTTCCGGGCCGGATCATGACAATTGTAAGATGCTGGTGGCCTGGGGGTGGAACGGGATGGAAAGCCACCAGATGCCCCGGGCCCCCATAGTGCTCAAGGAAATTTCAAGGGATCCGGACCGCATCCTGGTCTCCATCGACCCCAGGAAGAGCGAAACCGCGGCTATTGCCGATATCCACCTGCCGTTGCGGCCGGGCACCGACGCTTTGCTCATCAAGGCCATGATTGCCATTATTCTGGAAAAGGGCGGGGAAAACCAGGACTATCTGGATGCCCACGTCCATGGCTGGGACAAGGTGCGCCCCTGGTTTGAAACGGTTGACGTTGCGGCCGCCCTGGCGGTTTGCGGGCTGGATTACGATCAGGTGGAAGAATTGTGCCGGCTTCTGTCCACCCAGAAATGGGGGATCCACCAGGACCTGGGCATTTATATGGGCCGCCACTCGGTGCTCAACTCCTACCTGCTCCATATCCTGGGGGCGGTGTGCGGGATATTCCAGACCCGGGGCGGGAATATGATCCCCGGCATGGTCATGCCCATGGGATTCCATGCCGACGAGCGAAACCCCAAGACCTGGCGGACCGTTGCCACGGACATGCCCCCGGCGGCGGCAGGCTCCTTCCCGGCGGCGGTGATGCCCGAGGAGATCCTGTCCGGCCTTCCCGACCGGATCCGGGCGGTCTATGTGTCGGCCTGCAATCCCCTGCGGGCTTATCCCGATACACAGGCATATGAAAAAGCCTTCAGTCAACTGGATCTGCTGGTGGTCAACGATATGGTCATGAGCGACACCGCACGCCTTGCCCACTATGTCCTGCCCTGCAGGTCCTATTACGAATCCTGGGACGCCACCTTTTTCCCCTGGTCCTACCCCGGGGTCTATCTTCAGCTGCGCCGGCCCCTGGTGCCGCCCCCGGGGGAATGCCTCGAGGCCGCCCAGATCCATACGGCCCTGGCCGACCGCCTGGGGCTGATTCCGGACATCCCCGATTTCCTGTATGAAGCGGCAAAGGGGGACCGTCTGGCCTTTGGCGGGGAATTGATGAATTGGGCTGCAAAAGAACCCCGGGCTTTTAAGGCCATGGCCTTTGTTCTGGCCAAAACCCTGGGAGGACAATGGGACAGTGCCGCAAAGGCTGGGTTGTGGGGCATGCTCATGACGGCCCCTGAAAAGTTCCGGCAGAATGCCGCCCGGGCCGGATTTGAAGCGGATGTTTTCCAGGGGGACAAAATCTTCCAGGCCGCCCTTGATGCGCCCCAGGGGTTCTGGGCCGGCAAATCGGACACGGACAATCCCATGGGCGACATCAAGACCGAATCCGGGAAGCTGGAGATTTATATTCCGGAACTGGCGGATTTCATCCGGGACCTGAATCCCCGGGATGAGGCCCGGGATCTGGCACTGCCCCGGGACTATCCTTTGGTTCTCAATGCAGGCCGCCATTCCCGGTTTACCATGAACTCTTTGATGCGCAATCCCGAATGGAATAAGGGGCACCGGGATTGCACAATCGCGCTGAATCCCGCCGATGCAGACGCGCTGGGCCTGGAAGACGGACAGCAGGGCAGGGTGACCACGGCGGCGGGGAGCCAGACCGGTGAGATCCAGGTCAGCGGGCAGGTGGCAAAGGGGACGGTGTTGATTCCCCACGGATTCGGCTTTGAATTTGAAGGGCAGGTCTACGGCATGAATGTCAACCGGCTGACCCGGACCGCCAACCGGGATCTCATGGGCACCCCCATGCACCGGTATGTGCCCTGCCGGGTGGAGGGGGTCCAATGA
- a CDS encoding purine permease, producing MEGFVNRSEMILGLNDRPPVFQAVLAAFQHLLAIFVGIVTPPLIIGGALELPPEYKAYIISMALFVSGVATFIQVKKFGPVGSGLLSIQGTSFTFLGLSIGIGLSVKAAGGSPEQALGTIFGVALVCSPVEMIFSRFIPLLKRIITPLVSGIVVTLIGLSLIRVGITDIGGGQWLLTNKPELYGSGANLALAALVLVTIIALNRSRNQWLRMGAIVIGLALGYFAAAAMGMVQFGKISDLGVFAAPVPFKFGFYISWGHVIPMALLYLITTVESIGDLTATSMVSGEPIIGETYMKRIAGGVFGDGVNSALAAVFNSFPNTTFSQNNGVIQMTGVASRYVGYWISLLLVLFGMFPIVGGLFSIIPNSVLGGATIIMFGTVAASGIRIIASSIIDRRGVLIMAISLGMGLGVAFRPEILGIFPPLVKQIFGSAITTGGLTAIFLNVVLPQDLREQVPEGDGDAFSNIGKDKK from the coding sequence ATGGAGGGGTTTGTGAACAGGTCTGAAATGATTTTGGGGCTCAATGACCGGCCGCCGGTTTTCCAGGCGGTGCTGGCGGCATTTCAACATCTTCTGGCAATTTTTGTGGGCATCGTTACGCCGCCGCTGATCATCGGGGGCGCCCTGGAACTGCCGCCGGAATATAAGGCGTATATCATCAGCATGGCCCTTTTTGTTTCGGGGGTTGCCACCTTTATCCAGGTAAAGAAATTCGGTCCTGTGGGGTCGGGGCTGCTGAGCATCCAGGGAACCAGTTTTACTTTTTTGGGACTTTCCATCGGTATCGGCCTTTCGGTAAAGGCTGCAGGTGGCAGCCCTGAACAGGCCCTGGGCACCATCTTCGGCGTCGCCTTGGTCTGTTCCCCGGTTGAAATGATCTTTTCCAGGTTTATCCCTCTGCTGAAAAGAATCATTACACCGCTGGTGTCCGGTATCGTGGTCACCCTTATCGGCCTTTCCCTGATCCGTGTGGGGATCACCGACATCGGTGGCGGGCAGTGGCTGCTGACCAATAAACCCGAACTCTACGGATCCGGGGCGAACCTGGCCCTGGCCGCCCTGGTACTGGTGACCATCATTGCCCTGAACCGGAGCCGGAACCAATGGCTGCGCATGGGGGCCATTGTCATCGGCCTGGCATTGGGGTATTTTGCGGCGGCTGCCATGGGCATGGTGCAGTTCGGGAAAATTTCGGACCTGGGTGTTTTTGCCGCGCCCGTTCCCTTTAAGTTCGGATTTTATATCTCCTGGGGGCATGTTATTCCCATGGCCCTGCTTTATCTGATCACCACGGTGGAATCCATCGGCGACCTCACGGCCACCTCCATGGTTTCCGGCGAGCCCATCATTGGTGAGACTTATATGAAACGCATCGCCGGCGGTGTTTTCGGAGACGGGGTGAATTCCGCTCTGGCCGCAGTGTTCAACTCTTTTCCCAACACCACCTTCAGCCAGAACAACGGGGTAATCCAGATGACCGGTGTGGCTTCCCGCTATGTGGGGTATTGGATTTCGCTGCTGCTGGTGCTGTTCGGGATGTTTCCCATTGTGGGCGGGTTGTTCTCCATCATTCCCAATTCCGTGCTGGGGGGCGCCACCATCATCATGTTCGGCACCGTGGCTGCATCCGGAATCCGGATCATCGCCTCAAGCATCATCGACAGAAGGGGCGTACTCATCATGGCCATCTCCCTTGGGATGGGCCTGGGCGTGGCCTTCCGGCCGGAGATCCTGGGGATTTTTCCGCCCCTGGTCAAGCAGATTTTCGGTTCGGCCATCACCACCGGCGGCCTCACCGCCATCTTCCTCAATGTGGTCCTGCCCCAGGACCTGAGGGAACAGGTGCCGGAAGGGGACGGGGACGCATTCTCAAATATCGGTAAGGATAAAAAATAA
- a CDS encoding PaaI family thioesterase — protein sequence MKTPNPEFVRQLKTMVKNSPYPSHMRMALTEISFDACTVEMALARCHLQPYGIVHGGVLATLIDTATFWAAFLRLPQEDGLVNVDLKLNYLKPVVNGMLTAEGRCLRPGRTISYAEARVVDEEGALVAHGTSSLMALPGKGMDMAVPKFL from the coding sequence ATGAAAACACCCAATCCCGAGTTTGTCCGTCAATTAAAAACAATGGTTAAAAACAGCCCCTATCCCAGCCATATGCGCATGGCCTTAACAGAGATTTCATTTGACGCCTGCACCGTGGAAATGGCGCTGGCACGCTGCCATCTTCAGCCCTACGGCATTGTCCACGGCGGGGTGCTGGCCACCCTCATCGACACGGCCACCTTCTGGGCGGCCTTTCTCCGGCTGCCCCAGGAGGACGGCCTGGTCAACGTGGATCTCAAGCTCAATTATCTCAAGCCGGTGGTCAACGGAATGCTGACAGCCGAAGGACGCTGTCTGCGCCCGGGCAGGACCATCTCCTATGCAGAGGCAAGGGTGGTGGATGAGGAGGGGGCGCTCGTGGCCCACGGCACTTCCTCACTTATGGCACTGCCGGGCAAGGGCATGGATATGGCGGTGCCAAAGTTTCTGTGA
- a CDS encoding PEP-CTERM sorting domain-containing protein: protein MKKSLLVICFFLFFWGFNSAQADIIEIDLTPGDALITRDTNTGLEWLDLSATDGMSYNDVLVSQWYTEYGFHHATEEEFVGFFTNVTGIQPGTGTTSGGYDRYLDVSGPEYHDQIATLVYYMGTTHEYTDPYNPAYSYSWSTGQIQDTYLAPYLSQTSHRAIRITLSESNGTVNWGSPASGFASEPDERSGYAGHFLIRNFTQTSQVPESATMLLFSIGLLGIAGVSRRKK, encoded by the coding sequence ATGAAAAAAAGCTTATTAGTCATTTGTTTTTTCTTATTTTTTTGGGGATTCAATTCAGCCCAGGCGGATATCATCGAAATAGATTTAACGCCAGGGGATGCTCTTATTACCAGAGATACAAATACGGGATTAGAGTGGCTGGACCTGAGTGCAACCGACGGCATGTCATACAACGATGTCCTGGTCTCTCAATGGTATACCGAATACGGATTCCATCACGCCACAGAAGAGGAATTCGTAGGCTTTTTTACGAATGTTACAGGTATCCAACCTGGGACAGGCACAACTTCGGGGGGATACGATCGTTATTTAGACGTATCTGGTCCAGAATACCACGATCAAATAGCCACTTTAGTTTATTATATGGGGACAACCCATGAATATACTGATCCCTACAACCCAGCATATTCTTATTCCTGGTCAACGGGTCAGATACAAGATACTTATCTCGCACCATATTTGAGCCAAACGTCACACAGAGCAATTCGAATTACGCTTAGTGAATCAAATGGGACAGTAAATTGGGGCTCGCCTGCCTCTGGATTTGCCAGCGAACCTGATGAACGAAGCGGATATGCCGGCCATTTTCTTATTCGGAATTTCACCCAAACGTCTCAAGTTCCCGAATCTGCCACCATGCTTCTTTTCAGCATTGGGCTATTAGGCATTGCAGGGGTGAGCAGAAGAAAGAAATGA
- a CDS encoding helix-turn-helix domain-containing protein: MAKISLWVGEGSLASSITTLMDAFSIANLWQQSMAPESPGPLFETEVVTTDGGPITAYGNLRIEADRGAAQVTDTDCIVISPILPKITPIPESLPQLAGHLNRLRQKGTTIATVCTGSFVLAEMGLLDGKKATTNWTFARLFRKRYPLVDLAPACILTEDDNIICAGAATAVYNLAIHLIKKFGSQNLAAICSKALLVDPNRVSQAPYAMSAPLRNHGDVQVRQAQAIIEKEYAQLETVDHVAREVGISPRHFKRRFKKATGEPPLKYLQRVRVDAAKERLETTRESIDKITWAVGYKDVSSFCRLFKQHTQISPRAYRDKFFTRVPW, translated from the coding sequence ATGGCCAAAATCAGCCTATGGGTCGGAGAAGGCAGCCTTGCTTCCAGCATCACCACCCTCATGGATGCATTTTCCATTGCAAATCTCTGGCAGCAGTCCATGGCACCGGAATCCCCAGGCCCCCTGTTTGAAACCGAGGTGGTGACCACCGACGGCGGCCCCATCACGGCCTACGGAAACCTGCGCATTGAAGCGGACCGTGGGGCAGCCCAGGTCACAGACACCGACTGCATCGTCATCTCCCCCATCCTGCCCAAAATCACCCCCATCCCGGAGAGTCTGCCCCAACTGGCCGGACACCTCAACCGCCTGCGGCAGAAAGGCACCACCATCGCCACGGTGTGCACCGGATCATTTGTGCTGGCTGAAATGGGCCTGCTGGACGGCAAAAAGGCCACCACCAACTGGACCTTTGCCCGGCTGTTCAGAAAACGCTATCCGCTGGTGGATCTGGCGCCTGCCTGCATCCTCACCGAGGACGATAACATCATCTGCGCCGGCGCGGCCACGGCCGTCTATAATCTGGCCATCCATCTGATTAAAAAATTCGGTTCCCAGAACCTGGCCGCAATCTGTTCCAAGGCCCTTTTAGTGGACCCCAACCGGGTCAGTCAGGCGCCCTACGCCATGTCCGCGCCCCTGCGCAACCACGGTGATGTCCAGGTCAGGCAGGCCCAGGCCATCATTGAAAAAGAATATGCCCAACTGGAAACCGTCGACCATGTGGCAAGGGAAGTGGGCATCAGCCCCCGCCATTTCAAGCGGCGGTTCAAAAAGGCCACCGGAGAGCCGCCCCTGAAATACCTTCAGCGGGTAAGGGTAGACGCGGCAAAGGAAAGGCTGGAAACCACCCGGGAAAGCATCGACAAAATCACCTGGGCCGTGGGGTATAAAGACGTGAGTTCCTTTTGCCGCCTGTTTAAACAGCATACCCAGATTTCGCCCAGGGCCTATAGGGATAAATTCTTTACCCGGGTGCCCTGGTAG
- a CDS encoding tetratricopeptide repeat protein has translation MQLIRFPRLVPVLAVLFICSCAKPPLRPVSRTHLPPENLPQVGSTRPPAASPSAPRPARPAVVDAMISKAEQQLKQDRPEAAFRTLERALAVDGRDPLIWHLMAKARLNQGQYAQAKSLAGKSNTLAGDDGDLREKNRRIISQAKEGLSRI, from the coding sequence ATGCAACTCATCCGTTTCCCACGGCTGGTTCCGGTTTTGGCGGTGCTTTTTATCTGTTCCTGCGCCAAACCGCCCCTGAGGCCCGTGTCCAGAACCCATCTGCCCCCGGAGAACCTCCCCCAGGTCGGCAGCACCCGGCCCCCGGCCGCCTCCCCCTCCGCCCCCCGTCCTGCCCGTCCGGCGGTGGTGGATGCCATGATCTCCAAGGCGGAGCAGCAGTTGAAACAGGACCGGCCCGAGGCCGCCTTCAGGACCCTGGAGCGGGCCCTGGCAGTAGACGGCCGTGATCCCCTGATCTGGCACCTCATGGCAAAGGCCCGCCTGAACCAGGGGCAATACGCCCAGGCAAAGTCCCTGGCCGGCAAATCCAATACCCTGGCCGGTGATGACGGGGACCTGCGGGAAAAGAACCGACGGATCATCAGCCAGGCAAAGGAAGGGCTCAGCCGGATTTAA
- a CDS encoding 4Fe-4S binding protein, with translation MADVFEKLAKHLDTLPAGYPATDSGIEIRILERLFSREEAGITLGLTMLPEPVGAVAARMGITEGELAPKLEEMAQKGLIYRHSKGEMNAYGASQFVVGIWEYHLKSLDEGLIREVNEYLPQFMHKSWLKHETKQLRVIPVSQEITADNTVMPYEAAEKIIKEQSKIVVSDCICRKEHGMVGERCEYPMEVCLSFGSGAYYYEKNGLGRAVGTDEALEILARGQKAGLVLQPGNSKKPTNICMCCGCCCQVLKNLKTIDRPAKAVHTNYYARVEADECTACGVCAQRCHMDAIEVEAVAVIDLDRCIGCGVCVPECPAGAMAVVQKDAADQYDPPANVFETYMTMAQERGNI, from the coding sequence ATGGCGGATGTTTTCGAAAAACTGGCAAAACACCTGGATACCCTTCCGGCGGGCTACCCGGCTACGGATTCCGGCATTGAAATCAGGATTCTTGAGCGGTTGTTCTCCCGGGAAGAGGCAGGGATCACCCTGGGGCTGACCATGCTGCCCGAGCCTGTGGGGGCGGTTGCCGCCCGCATGGGAATAACTGAGGGCGAATTGGCGCCCAAGCTGGAGGAAATGGCTCAAAAAGGGTTGATTTACCGCCACAGCAAAGGGGAGATGAATGCCTATGGGGCGTCCCAGTTTGTGGTGGGTATCTGGGAATACCACCTTAAAAGTCTGGATGAGGGACTGATCCGGGAGGTCAATGAATACCTGCCCCAGTTCATGCATAAAAGCTGGCTCAAGCATGAGACCAAGCAGCTTCGGGTGATTCCCGTATCCCAGGAGATTACGGCGGATAATACGGTGATGCCCTACGAGGCCGCAGAAAAAATCATAAAAGAACAGAGCAAAATCGTGGTTTCGGACTGTATCTGCAGAAAAGAGCATGGGATGGTGGGAGAAAGATGTGAATATCCCATGGAAGTCTGCCTTTCTTTCGGGTCCGGGGCGTATTATTATGAAAAGAACGGGCTGGGGCGGGCCGTTGGCACCGACGAGGCCCTGGAGATTCTGGCCAGAGGGCAGAAGGCTGGCCTGGTCCTCCAGCCGGGCAACTCCAAGAAACCCACCAATATCTGCATGTGCTGCGGATGCTGCTGCCAGGTGCTTAAAAATCTGAAAACCATTGACCGGCCCGCCAAAGCCGTGCATACCAATTATTATGCCCGGGTGGAGGCGGATGAATGCACGGCCTGCGGTGTCTGTGCCCAGCGCTGCCACATGGATGCCATTGAGGTGGAAGCGGTAGCCGTTATTGATCTTGACCGGTGTATCGGCTGCGGCGTCTGCGTGCCTGAATGCCCCGCCGGGGCAATGGCTGTTGTGCAGAAGGATGCGGCAGACCAGTATGATCCCCCGGCAAATGTATTTGAAACCTATATGACGATGGCCCAGGAGCGTGGAAATATTTAG
- a CDS encoding HDOD domain-containing protein: protein MDIFVARQPVFDQKNKVAGYTLLFKDGVECTLGDKAGDTAAITMLSHSFFSFDIRDLLGGKPGFIRFTPEMIMENIPLLFPAGLVHIEIPGETAPAPDLLNAIAGLRKKGYQIVLNAPASPELISHSDIVKIDIGKTAPAGIFDRIRRLKEKNGPALMADHVETREDYHRACEMGFTLFQGYFFSKPETVTGKEISANQAAKMQLIAQLRQEDLNISKIQELIKKDPGTSFKLLKFINSAYFRRPVPIDTIKDAVIFLGRDELKKFITIIAVGDLNPAASHELLRRSVVRAVMCEKTGQIMQTQFSDDELFTLGMFTLMDALMNCKMEVIAENIRFSDNMTDALMGRIRQFNLMLHIIDCFERGLWESNVLTAVTGRTMGTRLPAYYLDAVKMADSFFETAVS, encoded by the coding sequence ATGGACATATTTGTTGCACGGCAGCCTGTTTTTGACCAGAAAAACAAAGTGGCCGGGTACACACTTTTGTTCAAAGACGGAGTGGAATGTACACTTGGGGATAAGGCCGGGGACACCGCAGCAATCACCATGTTGTCCCATTCATTTTTTTCCTTTGACATCCGGGACCTGCTCGGAGGCAAGCCGGGCTTCATCCGCTTCACCCCGGAAATGATCATGGAAAACATCCCCCTGCTCTTTCCCGCAGGGCTTGTGCACATCGAAATTCCGGGGGAGACCGCCCCTGCCCCCGACCTCCTTAACGCCATCGCCGGCCTGCGCAAAAAAGGCTACCAGATTGTTTTAAACGCCCCCGCTTCCCCCGAACTGATTTCCCATTCCGATATCGTCAAAATCGACATCGGAAAAACGGCCCCGGCAGGCATTTTCGACCGGATCCGGCGCCTGAAAGAAAAAAACGGGCCGGCACTGATGGCGGATCATGTGGAAACCCGGGAAGATTACCACAGGGCATGCGAAATGGGATTCACCCTGTTCCAGGGCTATTTTTTCTCCAAGCCGGAAACCGTCACGGGAAAAGAGATTTCCGCCAACCAGGCTGCCAAGATGCAGCTCATTGCCCAACTCAGGCAGGAGGACCTGAATATCAGCAAGATCCAGGAGCTGATCAAAAAGGACCCGGGGACCTCCTTCAAACTGCTCAAATTCATCAATTCCGCCTATTTCAGACGCCCCGTCCCCATTGACACCATCAAAGACGCCGTCATATTCCTAGGACGGGATGAACTGAAAAAATTCATCACCATCATCGCGGTGGGGGATTTAAACCCGGCGGCCTCCCATGAATTGCTCCGGCGCTCGGTGGTCCGGGCCGTGATGTGTGAAAAAACGGGGCAGATCATGCAAACCCAGTTCTCCGACGATGAATTATTCACCCTGGGGATGTTCACCCTCATGGACGCCCTGATGAACTGCAAAATGGAAGTGATCGCGGAAAATATCAGGTTTTCAGATAATATGACCGACGCCCTTATGGGACGAATCAGGCAATTCAACCTGATGCTCCATATCATCGACTGTTTTGAACGGGGGCTGTGGGAGTCCAATGTGCTGACGGCGGTAACGGGCCGGACCATGGGGACAAGGCTGCCGGCCTACTACCTGGATGCGGTGAAAATGGCCGACTCTTTTTTTGAGACGGCCGTCTCCTGA